One part of the Armatimonadota bacterium genome encodes these proteins:
- the rplB gene encoding 50S ribosomal protein L2: MPLQQKKPTSPGRRFAVLPDYSEVTTNTPEKSLLRPIKRSGGRNNQGRMTMRHQGGGNKHMYRVIDFRREKAGVPAKVATIEYDPNRSARIALLFYADGEKRYIIAPTGLKVGDVVLSGDGADIKPGNALPLKNIPVGTTVHNVELSPGRGAAMARSAGTSVQLVAKEGAYATLRLPSGEMRLVLAACMATIGRVGNAEHENISHGKAGRVRLMGKRPANRGVAMNPRDHPHGGGEGKSPVGRKTPMTKYGKKTGTKTRHNKATDKLIVKRRGLKG; encoded by the coding sequence ATGCCACTGCAACAGAAAAAGCCGACTTCCCCGGGCCGCCGGTTCGCCGTGCTGCCGGACTACAGCGAAGTCACAACAAACACGCCTGAAAAGTCGCTCCTTCGCCCGATCAAGAGATCGGGTGGGCGCAACAACCAGGGCCGCATGACGATGCGGCACCAGGGTGGCGGCAACAAGCATATGTACCGCGTGATCGATTTCCGCCGCGAGAAGGCCGGTGTTCCGGCCAAGGTCGCGACGATCGAATACGATCCGAACCGGTCCGCGCGAATCGCCCTTCTGTTCTACGCCGATGGCGAGAAGCGCTACATCATCGCGCCAACCGGCTTGAAGGTCGGTGACGTGGTCCTGAGCGGCGATGGCGCCGACATCAAGCCGGGGAATGCGCTTCCTCTGAAGAACATCCCGGTGGGCACAACCGTGCACAACGTTGAGTTGTCGCCCGGCCGCGGCGCCGCGATGGCCCGCAGCGCCGGCACGAGTGTGCAGCTAGTCGCCAAGGAAGGCGCGTACGCTACGCTGCGTCTGCCCTCCGGCGAAATGCGGCTTGTATTGGCGGCGTGTATGGCCACCATCGGCCGCGTGGGCAATGCCGAGCACGAGAATATCAGCCACGGCAAAGCCGGACGCGTACGCCTGATGGGCAAGCGACCCGCCAACCGAGGCGTAGCGATGAACCCGAGGGACCATCCACACGGTGGTGGCGAGGGCAAATCGCCGGTGGGACGCAAGACCCCGATGACGAAATACGGGAAGAAGACCGGTACCAAGACTCGCCACAACAAGGCGACGGACAAACTTATCGTGAAGCGCCGCGGATTGAAGGGCTGA
- the rpsS gene encoding 30S ribosomal protein S19: MPRSIKKGPYAEQRLLDRIDKMNAHNEKRIIKTWSRRSTIFPQMVGHTIAVYDGRKHVPVFVTENMVGHKLGEFALTRTFKGHAGRTEKASRVR, translated from the coding sequence ATGCCAAGAAGCATCAAAAAGGGTCCCTATGCCGAGCAGCGATTGCTGGATCGCATAGACAAGATGAACGCCCATAACGAAAAACGGATCATCAAAACCTGGTCGCGGCGCTCGACTATCTTCCCGCAAATGGTGGGACACACCATCGCGGTGTACGATGGCCGCAAGCACGTGCCTGTGTTTGTTACTGAGAATATGGTTGGGCATAAATTGGGGGAATTCGCCCTCACACGTACGTTCAAGGGACACGCCGGGCGTACGGAGAAGGCCAGCCGCGTGCGTTAG
- the rplV gene encoding 50S ribosomal protein L22, which yields MVVAEAAAVAKNIRRTPLKVRHVLELVRGKKVDQALAILKFTPNFAAEDIFKVVKSAAANAENGWGAGPEELVICECYADKAAVMKRFKPGPMGRARPILKFLSHITVVVADASAGR from the coding sequence GTGGTGGTCGCCGAGGCCGCCGCGGTGGCGAAGAACATCCGCCGAACGCCGCTGAAGGTCCGGCACGTGCTGGAACTGGTTCGCGGCAAGAAAGTGGATCAGGCTCTGGCCATCCTCAAGTTTACGCCGAACTTTGCCGCCGAAGACATCTTCAAGGTGGTTAAGAGCGCGGCCGCGAACGCCGAGAACGGTTGGGGCGCGGGACCCGAGGAACTGGTCATTTGCGAGTGCTACGCGGACAAAGCCGCGGTGATGAAGCGCTTCAAGCCGGGCCCGATGGGTCGCGCACGTCCGATCCTGAAGTTCTTAAGCCACATC
- the rplD gene encoding 50S ribosomal protein L4, with protein sequence MATIKVLNQSGQPAGDLEVSDGVFATTASTALVHQAVIAEQASWRSGTHKAKTRAEVSGGGRKPWRQKGTGRARQGSTRAPHWRHGGVTFGPVPRDHSVKLNRKMHEKAIRGVLSNRVETTLRVVDSLAVPSGKTKDMIALLNSINAVGKVLFVFDDEFVLSEAFDPTFRSLRNLPNVIDFALSDDLSVYDLLNANAIVATKAAIETIGEVYAK encoded by the coding sequence CCGGCCAGCCGGCCGGCGACCTTGAGGTTAGCGACGGCGTGTTCGCGACCACCGCCAGCACGGCTCTCGTGCACCAGGCCGTGATCGCGGAGCAGGCGTCGTGGCGAAGCGGCACGCACAAGGCCAAGACCCGCGCAGAAGTGTCCGGCGGCGGCCGAAAGCCCTGGCGCCAGAAGGGCACCGGCCGCGCACGTCAGGGCAGCACCCGCGCTCCCCATTGGCGCCACGGCGGCGTGACCTTCGGCCCGGTTCCGCGCGATCACAGCGTGAAGCTGAACCGGAAGATGCACGAGAAGGCGATTCGCGGGGTCCTCAGCAACCGTGTTGAGACTACGCTCCGGGTCGTGGACAGTCTGGCCGTGCCAAGCGGCAAGACGAAGGACATGATCGCCCTCCTGAACAGCATCAACGCTGTGGGGAAAGTGCTCTTCGTGTTCGACGACGAGTTCGTACTGAGCGAGGCGTTTGACCCGACGTTCCGCAGCCTGCGGAACCTGCCGAACGTGATCGACTTCGCGTTGTCGGACGACTTGAGCGTTTACGACCTGCTGAATGCCAACGCCATCGTTGCCACAAAGGCGGCCATCGAGACCATTGGGGAGGTCTACGCAAAATGA
- the rplW gene encoding 50S ribosomal protein L23: MRDPYTIIERPLITEKAVDLQHEGKYTFRVAKDANKIQIRQAIESIYSVQVESVNTLNVRGEIRRVGKGRPGRQPAWKKAYVTLVPGQKIELVEGV, from the coding sequence ATGAGAGACCCGTATACAATCATCGAACGGCCGCTGATCACCGAAAAGGCCGTGGACCTTCAGCACGAAGGCAAGTACACTTTCCGGGTGGCCAAGGATGCGAACAAGATTCAAATCCGCCAGGCCATCGAGAGCATCTACAGCGTGCAGGTTGAATCCGTCAACACGCTGAACGTTCGTGGCGAGATCCGCCGCGTGGGCAAGGGCCGTCCCGGCCGCCAGCCCGCGTGGAAGAAGGCATACGTTACGCTCGTTCCCGGTCAGAAGATCGAACTGGTGGAGGGAGTCTAA